From one Humulus lupulus chromosome 8, drHumLupu1.1, whole genome shotgun sequence genomic stretch:
- the LOC133798206 gene encoding amino acid transporter AVT6C-like, which yields MSPAIEAHAPLLPRQEPQGANHASISGAVFNIATTIIGAGIMSIPATLKIVGVIPAFTLIIIVGLLAEVSVEFLVRFTQSGESITYAGVMNESFGRVGSVATQVCVMVTNLGCLIIYLIIIGDVLSGSQIGGTTAHLGVLREWFGIHWWNSREFSILVVVVFVMLPLVLLRRVELLKFSSFISVLLALVFVGICTVMAIIALIQGKTKDPKLIPHLDEQTSFFDLFTAVPVIVAAFTFHFNVHPIGVELGKPSDMLLAVRIALVLCAAVYFAIGLFGYLLFGDSIMPDLLVNFDRSSDTATGAVLNDAVRLSYALHLMLVFPLLNFPLRSNIDEFLFPKEPLLASDTKRFLVITLSLLVFSYLAAIAFPNIWYLFQFVGSTSAVCLGFIFPGAIALRNVNGVSTRRDKIMATIMIVLAVVTSIIAISTNIYNVLGDGEKE from the exons ATGTCGCCGGCGATTGAAGCACACGCTCCGCTACTTCCAAGACAGGAACCGCAGGGGGCGAATCATGCGTCTATATCTGGGGCGGTGTTCAACATCGCCACAACCATAATCGGCGCTGGAATCATGTCGATTCCGGCAACTCTTAAAATCGTCGGGGTAATACCTGCTTTTACGCTTATTATCATTGTTGGTCTATTAGCTGAAGTCTCGGTGGAGTTCTTGGTGAGGTTTACGCAGTCCGGTGAATCCATCACCTATGCTGGAGTCATGAACGAGTCATTTGGCCGAGTCGGCTCGGTGGCTACCCAAGTTTGTGTCATGGTGACTAATCTCGGGTGTTTGATAATTTACCTCATCATTATCG GGGACGTCCTTTCGGGAAGTCAAATTGGAGGAACAACGGCACACTTGGGAGTTTTGCGAGAATGGTTTGGCATCCATTGGTGGAACTCCCGTGAATTTTCCATCTTAGTCGTAGTCGTTTTTGTTATGCTTCCATTGGTTTTACTAAGGCGTGTAG AATTGTTGAAGTTCAGCTCATTCATATCAGTTTTGCTTGCTTTGGTTTTTGTTGGAATATGTACTGTGATGGCAATAATTGCACTCATCCAAGGCAAAACCAAGGATCCAAAACTAATACCTCATTTAGACGAACAAACGTCCTTCTTTGACCTGTTCACTGCTGTCCCTGTCATTGTAGCAGCCTTCACTTTTCATTTCAATG TTCATCCAATTGGTGTCGAGCTAGGCAAACCATCGGACATGCTCTTAGCCGTTCGAATCGCATTAGTTCTTTGCGCGGCAGTTTACTTCGCCATCGGCCTATTTGGCTACCTACTCTTCGGAGATTCAATCATGCCAGACTTACTAGTCAATTTCGATAGAAGCTCTGATACAGCAACTGGTGCAGTGCTTAACGATGCGGTTCGATTGAGCTATGCACTCCATCTGATGCTGGTTTTTCCTCTATTGAACTTCCCATTAAGATCAAATATAGATGAATTTCTCTTCCCCAAGGAACCCCTTTTGGCCTCAGACACCAAAAGATTTTTGGTTATCACACTTTCTCTTTTGGTTTTTTCATACTTAGCAGCCATAGCCTTCCCAAACATTTGGTATCTCTTTCAGTTTGTGGGGTCAACTTCTGCAGTTTGCCTTGGCTTTATCTTTCCTGGTGCTATTGCTTTAAG GAATGTTAATGGTGTGTCTACAAGAAGGGACAAAATCATGGCAACAATAATGATAGTCTTGGCAGTAGTAACAAGCATAATTGCCATTTccacaaatatatataatgtgCTTGGAGATGGTGAGAAGGAatag